The genomic DNA AACCAGGATGGAATTGTGACAACGGCCGCGCAACTGCTCGTGAGTggagcaagaaaaagaccaCATCTGATTTACGACGAAATCTTAGCTCCGGACTGTTCCACACCCCTCTCGTCCGCGGACGTTCTGGAGGACTTTACGAGACTAAGAACCGGTGGAAATGACAACAATGGGAGCCCTCTACCTACAGCAGACAAGGCGTTAGACGATACTCAGATTACGGCCCTGTCCGGTGCCGTGGCAGGCTTTCTGGCGGGAATCACGGTTTGCCCATTAGACGTGGCAAAGACAAGATTGCAGGCGCAAGGTCTAAGTTCGAGACTGCCAAACTATTACAACGGGATTTTGGGTACGCTCAACACAATTGTGCGTGATGAAGGCGTGCGGGGTCTATACAAGGGTTTAGTCCCCATAATAATGGGTTATTTCCCCACCTGGATGATATACTTTTCCGTATATGAAAGcagcaaaaaaatttaCCCGCAAGTGTTTCCTTCTTTCGATTTCCTATCGCACTCAGCATCGGCTTTGACCGCTGGCGCCATTTCTACGATACTCACGAACCCTGTTTGGGTCGTCAAAACTAGACTAATGCTTCAGACTCATGTAAACGAAAACTCCACTCGATACAAGGGTACTTTCGACGCTTTCCATAAGATCTATACTACAGAGGGGATAAAGACATTCTATTCTGGGCTACTTCCTTCCCTCTTCGGGCTTTTCCATGTCGCCATTCATTTCCCCATCtatgaaaagctcaaaatctGGCTGCATTGCTATCCTAGCAT from Lachancea thermotolerans CBS 6340 chromosome F complete sequence includes the following:
- the YIA6 gene encoding NAD+ transporter (similar to uniprot|P40556 Saccharomyces cerevisiae YIL006W Pvruvate transporter of the mitochondrial inner membrane member of the mitochondrial carrier family has putative mouse and human orthologs); this encodes MSLQNQDGIVTTAAQLLVSGARKRPHLIYDEILAPDCSTPLSSADVLEDFTRLRTGGNDNNGSPLPTADKALDDTQITALSGAVAGFLAGITVCPLDVAKTRLQAQGLSSRLPNYYNGILGTLNTIVRDEGVRGLYKGLVPIIMGYFPTWMIYFSVYESSKKIYPQVFPSFDFLSHSASALTAGAISTILTNPVWVVKTRLMLQTHVNENSTRYKGTFDAFHKIYTTEGIKTFYSGLLPSLFGLFHVAIHFPIYEKLKIWLHCYPSIAASDDYNLNLARLIAASSASKMVASALTYPHEILRTRMQIRAPPESLAATEMKASSHSLIRLVRQTYRTEGLRGFYSGFTANLVRTVPASAITLVSFEYFRKYLNKLNDSFTI